A part of Pantoea vagans genomic DNA contains:
- the rlmM gene encoding 23S rRNA (cytidine(2498)-2'-O)-methyltransferase RlmM: MNKVLLYCRPGFEKECAAEISAKAAEREIYGFPRVKDDSGYVLFECYQFEDAERLARELPFDELIFARQMLVVGEMLRDLPQEDRITPIVGMLTGVVEKGGELRVEVPDTNEAKELTKFCRKFTVPLRSALRESKILLNYESPKRPVVHVFFIAPGTCYVGYSIRENSSPFYMGIPRLKFPSDAPSRSTLKLEEAFHVFIPADEWDERLASGMYAVDLGACPGGWTYQLVQRSMMVYAVDNGPMAPSLMDTGQVMHEKADGFKFRPPRTNISWLVCDMVEKPVRVANLMTDWLVNGWCREAIFNLKLPMKKRYEEVTQNLAMMQERFDENGINVQIRARQLYHDREEVTVHVRRMWAATGGRRDER, encoded by the coding sequence ATGAATAAAGTTTTACTCTATTGTCGTCCCGGTTTTGAAAAAGAGTGTGCGGCAGAAATCAGCGCGAAAGCGGCTGAACGTGAAATCTACGGTTTTCCTCGGGTTAAAGATGACTCCGGCTACGTGCTGTTTGAGTGCTACCAGTTTGAAGATGCTGAGCGTCTGGCGCGTGAGTTACCGTTTGACGAGCTGATCTTTGCCCGTCAGATGCTGGTTGTCGGTGAAATGCTGCGTGACCTGCCGCAGGAAGATCGCATCACCCCAATTGTTGGCATGCTGACCGGCGTGGTGGAGAAGGGCGGCGAACTGCGTGTTGAAGTGCCTGACACTAACGAAGCCAAAGAGCTGACCAAATTCTGCCGTAAGTTCACCGTGCCGCTGCGTTCAGCACTGCGTGAAAGCAAGATTCTGCTGAACTATGAAAGTCCGAAACGCCCGGTCGTCCATGTGTTTTTCATCGCGCCAGGCACCTGTTACGTCGGCTATTCCATTCGGGAAAACAGCTCGCCGTTTTACATGGGTATTCCACGGCTTAAGTTCCCCTCTGATGCACCAAGCCGCTCGACCCTCAAGCTGGAAGAGGCGTTTCATGTCTTCATTCCTGCGGATGAGTGGGATGAGCGTTTAGCCAGCGGCATGTATGCCGTGGATCTGGGTGCTTGTCCGGGCGGCTGGACCTATCAGCTGGTCCAGCGCAGCATGATGGTCTATGCGGTGGACAACGGACCGATGGCCCCCAGTCTGATGGATACCGGCCAGGTGATGCACGAGAAAGCCGATGGGTTTAAATTCCGTCCACCCCGCACCAATATCAGCTGGCTGGTGTGTGACATGGTCGAAAAGCCGGTGCGTGTGGCTAACCTGATGACCGACTGGCTGGTTAACGGCTGGTGCCGTGAAGCCATCTTCAACCTGAAGCTGCCGATGAAGAAGCGTTATGAAGAGGTGACGCAGAATCTGGCCATGATGCAGGAGCGCTTTGATGAGAATGGCATCAACGTGCAGATTCGTGCCCGCCAGCTTTATCATGACCGCGAAGAGGTAACGGTACATGTGCGTCGTATGTGGGCAGCGACCGGTGGCCGTCGAGACGAACGTTAA
- a CDS encoding DUF423 domain-containing protein, whose translation MSSRAMFVFAAISGFLLVAFGAFGAHVLSQSLGAAEMAWIHTGLEYQAYHTLAVMGLGAAMLRRANIWFYWSSALMALGTVLFSGSLYCLALSHLKFWVFITPVGGVCFLAGWVLMLIGALRLKRKAERHE comes from the coding sequence ATGTCCAGTCGTGCCATGTTTGTTTTTGCGGCTATCAGCGGCTTTCTGCTGGTGGCTTTTGGCGCATTTGGTGCCCACGTTTTAAGTCAGTCGCTGGGTGCTGCTGAGATGGCCTGGATTCATACCGGGCTGGAATATCAGGCTTATCACACGTTAGCGGTGATGGGACTGGGTGCCGCGATGTTACGCCGCGCCAATATCTGGTTTTACTGGAGCAGTGCGCTGATGGCGCTTGGCACCGTACTGTTCAGTGGCAGCCTCTATTGTCTGGCGCTGTCACATCTGAAGTTTTGGGTTTTTATCACACCGGTAGGCGGGGTCTGTTTCCTCGCCGGTTGGGTATTGATGTTGATTGGCGCGCTGCGTCTTAAACGAAAGGCAGAACGCCATGAATAA
- the garD gene encoding galactarate dehydratase — MYPKTDEQPLYIKVHEHDNVAIVVNSLGLPAGTQFADGLTLTEHVPQGHKVALRAINQGAEIVRYGEVIGYALRDIAQGSWIDESLVALPEAPPLESLPLATQVPPELPPLEGYTFEGYRNADGSVGTRNLLGITTSVHCVAGVVDHVVQIIERDLLPRYPNVDGVVALNHLYGCGVAINAPAAVVPIRTIHNLALNANFGGEVMIVSLGCEKLQPERLLTGTPDVQAISLDDHDIVRLQDEKLVGFGAMVNEILQVAERHLQRLNQRQRETCSAAELIVGMQCGGSDAFSGVTANPAVGFASDLLVRCGATVMFSEVTEVRDAIHLLTPRVINQEVGKRLLEEMAWYDNYLDQGQTDRSANPSPGNKKGGLANVVEKALGSIAKSGRSAIVEVLSPGQRPTRRGLIYAATPASDFVCGTQQLASGITLQVFTTGRGTPYGLAAIPVIKMATRNALAERWHDLMDINAGTIATGEESIEQVGWRLFELILDIASGRKQTWSDRWGIRNQLAVFNPAPVT, encoded by the coding sequence ATGTACCCCAAAACAGATGAACAACCGCTCTATATCAAAGTCCATGAGCACGACAATGTGGCGATAGTGGTTAACAGCCTGGGCCTGCCAGCTGGCACGCAGTTTGCGGATGGCCTGACACTCACGGAGCATGTGCCACAGGGTCACAAAGTCGCGCTGCGCGCGATTAACCAGGGTGCAGAGATCGTGCGTTACGGCGAAGTCATCGGCTATGCATTACGGGATATTGCCCAGGGCAGCTGGATTGATGAGTCGCTGGTCGCTTTGCCGGAAGCGCCTCCACTGGAGAGTCTGCCGTTAGCCACGCAGGTTCCGCCTGAATTGCCGCCGCTGGAAGGCTATACCTTTGAAGGCTATCGCAATGCGGATGGCAGCGTCGGCACGCGTAACCTGCTCGGCATCACCACCAGCGTCCACTGCGTGGCCGGGGTGGTGGATCATGTCGTACAGATCATTGAACGGGATTTACTGCCGCGCTACCCGAATGTGGATGGCGTGGTCGCGCTCAACCACCTTTATGGCTGCGGCGTGGCGATTAATGCACCCGCGGCGGTCGTGCCGATTCGCACCATTCATAACCTGGCGCTGAATGCCAATTTCGGTGGCGAAGTGATGATCGTCAGCCTGGGCTGTGAGAAGTTACAGCCGGAGCGTCTGCTGACCGGCACGCCCGACGTGCAGGCGATTTCGCTGGACGATCATGACATTGTGCGCCTGCAGGATGAGAAGCTGGTCGGTTTTGGTGCGATGGTAAATGAGATTCTGCAGGTAGCGGAGCGCCATCTCCAGCGGCTGAATCAGCGCCAGCGCGAAACCTGTTCTGCTGCAGAACTGATTGTCGGCATGCAGTGCGGTGGCAGCGATGCATTCTCGGGCGTAACGGCGAATCCGGCGGTGGGTTTCGCCTCTGATTTGCTGGTGCGCTGCGGTGCGACGGTGATGTTTTCGGAAGTCACAGAAGTGCGTGATGCCATTCACCTGCTGACGCCGCGGGTGATTAATCAGGAAGTGGGTAAGCGCTTACTGGAGGAGATGGCCTGGTATGACAACTACCTCGACCAGGGCCAGACCGATCGCAGCGCGAATCCGTCGCCGGGCAATAAAAAAGGCGGACTGGCGAACGTGGTGGAAAAAGCGCTGGGGTCGATCGCCAAATCGGGGCGCAGCGCCATTGTTGAAGTGCTCTCGCCCGGTCAGCGACCTACGCGACGTGGCCTGATCTACGCGGCGACGCCCGCCAGCGATTTTGTCTGCGGTACGCAGCAGCTGGCATCCGGTATCACACTACAGGTGTTTACTACCGGCCGCGGAACGCCCTACGGTCTGGCTGCGATACCGGTTATCAAGATGGCAACGCGCAATGCGCTGGCAGAGCGCTGGCACGATCTGATGGATATTAATGCCGGGACGATTGCGACCGGTGAAGAGAGTATTGAGCAGGTGGGCTGGCGATTGTTTGAGTTGATTCTGGACATTGCCAGTGGCAGGAAGCAGACCTGGTCCGATCGCTGGGGCATCCGTAATCAGCTGGCGGTGTTTAACCCGGCACCGGTGACCTGA
- a CDS encoding transcriptional regulator GcvA: MSKRLPPLNALRVFDAAARHLSFTKAAEELFVTQAAVSHQIKSLEDFLGLKLFRRRNRSLLLTEEGQSYYLDIKEIFSAINEATRKLQARSAKGALTVSLLPSFAIQWLVPRLSSFNMAYPGIDVRIQAVDRDEEKLADDVDVAIFYGRGNWPGLRVEKLYAEYLLPVCSPSLMTGDNPLKTPMDLSRFTLLHDASRRDWQSYIRQLGLQHINVQQGPIFSHSAMVLQAAIHGQGVALANNVMAQSEIEAGRLICPFNDVLVSKNAFYLVCHDSQAELGKIAAFRQWILEKAATEQEKFRFRYQQ; this comes from the coding sequence ATGTCGAAACGCCTTCCTCCTCTTAACGCACTGCGGGTTTTTGATGCCGCTGCGCGCCATTTAAGCTTTACCAAAGCCGCTGAAGAGCTGTTTGTCACCCAGGCTGCCGTAAGCCATCAGATTAAATCTCTGGAAGATTTTCTGGGGTTAAAGCTGTTTCGCCGGAGGAATCGTTCGCTGTTACTGACCGAAGAAGGGCAAAGCTACTATCTCGACATCAAAGAGATTTTCTCGGCAATTAACGAAGCGACCCGAAAACTGCAGGCGCGCAGTGCCAAGGGCGCGCTGACCGTCAGTTTACTGCCGAGCTTTGCTATTCAGTGGCTGGTTCCCCGCCTCTCCAGCTTTAATATGGCTTATCCGGGAATCGACGTGCGTATCCAGGCCGTTGACCGCGATGAAGAGAAGCTGGCCGACGATGTCGACGTGGCAATTTTCTACGGCCGTGGCAACTGGCCCGGCCTGCGGGTTGAAAAACTCTATGCCGAATATCTGCTGCCGGTCTGTTCGCCATCACTGATGACCGGCGATAATCCGCTGAAAACCCCGATGGATCTCTCGCGCTTTACCCTGCTGCATGACGCCTCCCGCCGTGACTGGCAATCGTATATCCGCCAGCTGGGTTTACAGCATATCAACGTGCAGCAGGGACCGATCTTCAGCCACAGCGCCATGGTGTTACAGGCGGCGATTCATGGTCAGGGCGTGGCGCTGGCCAACAACGTCATGGCGCAGAGCGAAATAGAGGCCGGGCGATTAATCTGCCCCTTTAATGATGTATTAGTCAGTAAAAACGCTTTTTATCTGGTTTGTCATGACAGTCAGGCAGAACTGGGTAAAATAGCCGCCTTCCGACAGTGGATCCTGGAAAAAGCTGCAACCGAACAAGAAAAATTCCGCTTTCGCTATCAACAATAA
- the xni gene encoding flap endonuclease Xni: protein MALHLVIVDALNLIRRLHAVQGSPCVDGCVAALRQVLGHAHPTHAVAVFDGEARHQGWRHQLLPDYKSGRPPMPDDLQAEMPALQEAFRSAGVSCWIAGEDEADDLAATLAVKMAQAGHQATIVSTDKGYCQLLASEIRIRDYFQKRWLDLPFIEAEFGVAAQLLPDYWGLCGISSSKIPGITGIGPKSAKQLLAEFHTLEGIYQQLHQVPAKWREKLAEGQQMAEISRQVATLKRDLVLQGNLNTLRYTG, encoded by the coding sequence ATGGCTCTTCATCTTGTTATTGTTGACGCGCTGAATCTGATTCGCCGTCTGCATGCGGTACAGGGCTCACCCTGTGTCGACGGCTGCGTGGCTGCGCTGCGCCAGGTACTGGGTCACGCCCATCCAACTCACGCTGTCGCAGTATTTGATGGCGAAGCGCGTCATCAGGGCTGGCGGCATCAGCTGCTGCCCGATTACAAAAGCGGTCGCCCGCCGATGCCAGACGATTTACAGGCAGAGATGCCGGCGTTGCAGGAGGCCTTTCGTTCGGCAGGTGTAAGCTGCTGGATAGCGGGCGAGGATGAGGCAGATGATTTAGCGGCGACGCTGGCGGTGAAAATGGCGCAGGCCGGACACCAGGCCACCATCGTGTCCACCGACAAAGGTTACTGTCAGCTACTGGCCTCCGAAATCCGCATCCGCGACTACTTCCAGAAACGCTGGCTCGATCTGCCTTTTATCGAAGCTGAATTTGGCGTGGCAGCCCAGTTACTCCCCGACTACTGGGGATTGTGCGGCATCAGCAGCAGTAAAATTCCAGGCATCACCGGCATCGGCCCGAAAAGCGCGAAACAGCTGCTGGCAGAGTTTCATACGCTTGAAGGAATCTATCAGCAACTGCATCAGGTGCCCGCTAAATGGCGGGAAAAGCTTGCTGAAGGCCAGCAGATGGCTGAGATCAGCCGTCAGGTGGCCACGCTAAAGCGGGATCTGGTATTGCAGGGCAATCTGAATACGCTGCGTTATACCGGCTGA
- a CDS encoding flavodoxin has product MAKIGIFVGTVYGNALLVAEEAEPLLQQQGHSVTVFDDPTLADWQNYASDVALIVTSTTGQGDFPDTISGLFHAVKDKLGHQPALRYGVIALGDSSYDHFCGAGKTFDALLQEQGAQRVGEVLLVDATENPEPEAVTSPWVDAWGAQL; this is encoded by the coding sequence ATGGCAAAGATTGGCATTTTTGTGGGGACAGTATACGGCAATGCGCTGCTGGTAGCGGAAGAAGCGGAGCCCCTTCTGCAGCAGCAGGGTCACAGCGTCACCGTGTTTGACGATCCGACGCTGGCAGACTGGCAGAACTATGCCAGCGACGTGGCGTTAATTGTCACCTCAACCACCGGACAGGGCGATTTTCCCGATACGATTTCAGGCCTGTTCCATGCGGTTAAAGATAAGCTGGGTCATCAGCCCGCGCTGCGCTACGGCGTGATTGCGCTGGGTGACAGCAGTTATGACCATTTTTGTGGCGCGGGTAAAACTTTCGATGCGCTGCTGCAGGAGCAGGGCGCACAGCGGGTCGGTGAGGTGTTACTGGTTGATGCCACCGAAAATCCTGAGCCGGAAGCGGTGACCTCTCCGTGGGTTGATGCCTGGGGTGCGCAGCTCTAA
- the syd gene encoding SecY-interacting protein, producing MMQQTAAALRDFTTRYCQHWLQQAGHGPASSDLYGVPSPCALEDREQRVVWQPQPFSLPTTLDAIERAVDIQLQPPITAFYTTQFAGDMQARFGENQLTLLQVWSEEDFLRLQENLIGHLVMQRRLRQSPTLFIATTDSEEEIISLSNLSGEVILEQPGRKQRVVLAESLEIFLKSLQPVII from the coding sequence ATGATGCAGCAAACTGCCGCCGCGTTGCGCGACTTTACCACCCGATACTGCCAGCACTGGCTTCAGCAGGCGGGACATGGGCCGGCCAGCAGCGATCTCTATGGCGTTCCTTCGCCCTGTGCACTTGAAGATCGCGAGCAGCGGGTCGTCTGGCAGCCGCAGCCGTTTAGTCTGCCAACGACGCTGGATGCGATTGAGCGGGCGGTCGACATCCAGCTTCAGCCGCCGATCACGGCGTTCTATACCACGCAGTTTGCCGGCGATATGCAGGCCCGTTTTGGCGAGAATCAGCTGACCCTTTTGCAGGTGTGGAGTGAAGAGGATTTCCTGCGATTACAGGAGAATCTGATTGGGCATCTGGTGATGCAGCGCCGCCTCAGACAGTCGCCTACGCTATTCATTGCCACCACCGATTCAGAAGAGGAGATCATCTCCCTGTCTAATCTCAGCGGCGAAGTGATTCTGGAGCAGCCTGGTCGTAAACAGCGCGTGGTACTGGCAGAAAGTCTTGAGATATTTCTTAAGTCATTACAACCGGTTATCATCTGA
- the truC gene encoding tRNA pseudouridine(65) synthase TruC: MLEILYQDEWLVAVNKPSGWLVHRSWLDRHETVFVMQTVRDQIGQHVFTAHRLDKPTSGVLLMGLSSEVGRLLSLQFEQHQMQKTYHAVVRGWLESSGTLDYPLVEELDKIADRHATEARTAQPAVTDYQSLATVEMPVGIGRYPTSRYSLVEMAPKTGRKHQLRRHMSHLRHPIIGDSAHGDLRQNRGAAEHFGANRLMLHASSLALTHPVTGEPLLIRAGLDGVWQNLMNQFGWQDRIPEVPRVEFNAAPGQDNVSE; encoded by the coding sequence ATGCTGGAGATACTCTATCAGGATGAGTGGCTGGTTGCCGTCAACAAGCCCAGCGGCTGGCTGGTTCACCGCAGCTGGCTGGATCGCCATGAAACCGTGTTTGTGATGCAGACCGTTCGCGATCAGATTGGACAGCATGTGTTTACCGCACATCGTCTGGACAAACCCACCTCAGGCGTACTGCTGATGGGACTTTCAAGCGAAGTCGGTCGTCTGCTTTCCCTGCAGTTCGAACAGCATCAGATGCAGAAAACCTATCATGCCGTGGTACGCGGCTGGCTGGAGAGCAGCGGAACGCTCGACTATCCGCTGGTGGAAGAGCTGGATAAAATTGCTGACAGGCACGCCACTGAAGCGCGCACCGCACAGCCCGCGGTTACCGATTATCAGTCACTGGCAACGGTCGAGATGCCGGTCGGCATTGGCCGCTATCCTACTTCGCGTTACAGCCTGGTTGAAATGGCCCCTAAAACCGGCCGCAAGCATCAGCTGCGTCGTCATATGTCGCACCTGCGTCATCCGATTATTGGCGATTCGGCGCACGGTGATCTGCGCCAGAACCGGGGTGCCGCTGAACACTTCGGCGCTAACCGGCTGATGCTGCACGCCAGCAGCCTGGCACTCACCCATCCGGTGACTGGTGAACCTTTACTGATCCGCGCCGGGCTGGATGGCGTCTGGCAGAACCTGATGAACCAGTTTGGCTGGCAGGATCGCATTCCTGAGGTGCCGCGGGTTGAGTTTAACGCAGCGCCAGGACAGGATAACGTTTCAGAATAA
- the ppnN gene encoding nucleotide 5'-monophosphate nucleosidase PpnN, with the protein MITHISPLGSMDLLSQLEVDMLKRTASSDLYQLFRNCSLAVLNSGSQTDSSHELLSRFENFDINVLRQERGVKLELINPPEEAFVDGRIIRSLQANLFAVLRDILFVSGQLNIPGRLSAAEENDSATITNTVFSILRNARALHIGEDPNTVVCWGGHSINAIEYQYCRNVGTQLGLRELNICTGCGPGVMEAPMKGAAVGHAQQRYRDSRFIGLTEPSIIAAEPPNPLVNELIIMPDIEKRLEAFVRIAHGIIIFPGGVGTAEELLYLLGILMNPQNNNQVLPLILTGPKESADYFRVLDDFIVNTLGEQARKHYQIIIDDAAEVARLMKKAMPQVKENRRETGDAYSFNWSIRIEPDLQVPFMPTHENMANLNLYTNQPTEKLAADLRRAFSGIVAGNVKEMGIREIREKGRYRLHGDPDIMHRMDELLQGFVAQQRMKLPGTAYIPCYEIIK; encoded by the coding sequence TTGATTACCCATATCAGCCCACTTGGCTCAATGGATCTGCTCTCGCAGCTGGAAGTCGACATGCTCAAGCGCACAGCCAGCAGCGACCTCTACCAGCTGTTTCGCAATTGCTCTCTGGCCGTGCTTAACTCCGGCAGCCAGACTGACAGCAGCCACGAACTGCTCTCCCGCTTTGAGAACTTCGACATCAACGTGCTGCGCCAGGAGCGCGGCGTCAAACTGGAACTGATCAATCCGCCGGAAGAGGCGTTCGTGGATGGCCGCATCATCCGCTCACTGCAGGCTAACCTGTTTGCGGTGCTGCGTGACATCCTGTTTGTCAGCGGCCAGCTCAACATACCGGGCCGGTTAAGTGCAGCCGAAGAGAATGATTCCGCCACCATCACCAACACGGTATTTTCCATTCTGCGTAATGCGCGGGCTCTGCACATCGGCGAGGATCCCAACACCGTAGTCTGCTGGGGTGGTCACTCAATCAACGCCATTGAGTATCAGTATTGCCGCAATGTCGGTACGCAGCTTGGACTGCGTGAGCTGAATATCTGTACCGGCTGCGGGCCGGGCGTGATGGAAGCGCCGATGAAAGGCGCAGCGGTTGGCCATGCCCAGCAGCGCTATCGCGACAGCCGCTTTATCGGCCTCACCGAACCCTCAATCATTGCAGCTGAACCGCCGAATCCACTGGTGAATGAGCTGATCATCATGCCGGACATTGAAAAACGTCTGGAAGCGTTTGTGCGTATCGCTCACGGCATCATCATTTTCCCTGGCGGCGTCGGTACGGCTGAAGAACTGCTCTATCTGCTGGGCATCCTGATGAATCCGCAGAACAACAATCAGGTGTTGCCGCTGATTCTGACCGGGCCGAAAGAGAGCGCCGATTACTTCCGCGTGCTGGATGATTTCATCGTTAACACCCTGGGTGAACAGGCGCGTAAGCATTACCAGATCATCATTGATGACGCGGCAGAAGTGGCGCGTCTGATGAAGAAAGCGATGCCGCAGGTGAAAGAGAACCGTCGTGAAACCGGCGATGCGTACAGCTTTAACTGGTCGATTCGCATTGAGCCCGATCTGCAGGTGCCGTTCATGCCAACCCATGAAAATATGGCCAACCTCAATCTCTATACCAATCAGCCTACCGAGAAGCTGGCTGCCGACCTGCGCCGCGCCTTCTCAGGTATCGTCGCCGGTAATGTTAAAGAGATGGGCATCCGCGAAATCCGCGAGAAGGGACGCTACAGACTGCATGGCGATCCCGACATCATGCACCGCATGGATGAGCTGCTACAGGGATTCGTTGCCCAGCAACGCATGAAACTGCCAGGCACCGCCTACATCCCCTGCTACGAAATTATCAAATAA
- a CDS encoding YqcC family protein yields MTPEQLITQRLEQLEAVMREHHLWQSTPPAEDALKSREPFCLDTLEPLQWLQWVLVPRMHALIAAQHPLPQNFAVAPYYEVALVPDQPGIAPLLLTLRQLDALVKDAAH; encoded by the coding sequence ATGACGCCTGAACAATTGATTACGCAACGGCTGGAGCAACTGGAAGCGGTGATGCGTGAGCACCATCTCTGGCAGAGTACCCCTCCGGCCGAAGACGCGCTCAAGAGCCGTGAACCCTTTTGCCTGGATACGCTGGAGCCGCTGCAGTGGCTCCAGTGGGTGCTGGTCCCGCGGATGCATGCCCTGATTGCGGCTCAGCATCCGTTACCGCAAAATTTTGCGGTTGCTCCCTACTACGAGGTGGCGCTGGTGCCTGACCAGCCTGGCATTGCACCGCTGCTGCTGACCCTGCGTCAGCTTGACGCGTTGGTCAAGGATGCAGCCCACTGA
- a CDS encoding YgdI/YgdR family lipoprotein produces MKKLTAVLAVCTLAFTLSACSSNYVMHTNDGRTIVAAGKPKVDNDTGMISYKDANGNEQQINRSDVKEMVESK; encoded by the coding sequence ATGAAAAAACTTACCGCAGTCCTGGCCGTGTGTACTCTGGCTTTTACCCTGAGTGCCTGTTCAAGCAATTATGTCATGCATACCAACGATGGTCGTACCATCGTGGCTGCCGGCAAGCCAAAAGTTGATAACGATACCGGCATGATCAGCTATAAAGATGCGAATGGCAACGAGCAGCAGATCAACCGCTCTGATGTCAAAGAGATGGTCGAGTCAAAGTAA
- the csdA gene encoding cysteine desulfurase CsdA yields MTAFNPTAFRQQFPALADAGVYLDSAATTLKPQAVIDSTQQFYSLSAGTVHRSQFAAAQALTQRYEQARNQVARWINAADDREIVWTRGTTEAINLVANSWLRPRLQPGDEIVVSEAEHHANLVPWLMAAQACGARVVKWPLGPDRLPDISLLPALLNSRTRLLAVGQMSNVTGGCPDLAQAISLAHAVDAKVMVDGAQGVVHCPPDVQALDIDFYAFSGHKIYGPMGIGALYGKAELLEAMAPWQGGGKMITDVDFNGFTPQPVPWRFEAGTPNVAGVVGLSAALSWLAQYDLPEAERWSQQLASLAEEQLAELPGFRSFRCGNTSLLAFEFSGLHHSDLVTLLAEQGIALRAGQHCAQPLLAALGVSGTLRASFAPYNNLQDVDALVRAMKSAIALLSEF; encoded by the coding sequence ATGACCGCATTTAATCCCACCGCATTCCGCCAGCAGTTTCCCGCGCTCGCCGACGCCGGCGTCTATCTCGACAGCGCCGCGACCACGCTGAAGCCGCAGGCCGTGATTGACAGCACGCAGCAGTTTTACAGCCTCAGCGCGGGTACGGTTCATCGCAGCCAGTTTGCTGCGGCGCAGGCCTTAACCCAGCGCTATGAGCAGGCGCGCAATCAGGTGGCCCGCTGGATTAACGCCGCGGACGATCGTGAAATTGTCTGGACGCGTGGCACCACCGAGGCGATAAACCTGGTGGCGAACAGCTGGCTGCGTCCGCGCCTGCAGCCCGGTGATGAGATCGTGGTGAGTGAGGCTGAGCACCACGCCAACCTGGTTCCCTGGCTAATGGCTGCGCAGGCGTGCGGTGCCCGCGTCGTAAAATGGCCGTTAGGGCCAGATCGTCTGCCCGATATCAGCCTGTTACCCGCCCTGCTTAATAGCCGCACCCGCCTGCTGGCTGTGGGTCAGATGTCGAACGTCACCGGTGGATGCCCCGATCTCGCACAGGCGATTTCACTGGCACATGCCGTGGACGCGAAAGTGATGGTCGATGGCGCGCAGGGTGTGGTGCACTGCCCGCCTGACGTACAGGCGCTGGATATCGACTTTTACGCTTTTTCCGGCCATAAAATTTACGGCCCGATGGGCATTGGCGCGTTATATGGCAAAGCGGAACTGCTGGAAGCGATGGCGCCCTGGCAGGGCGGCGGTAAGATGATCACGGATGTCGACTTCAATGGTTTCACGCCGCAGCCGGTACCGTGGCGTTTTGAGGCTGGCACCCCGAATGTGGCTGGGGTGGTGGGATTGAGTGCGGCACTGAGCTGGCTGGCGCAGTACGATCTGCCCGAAGCCGAGCGCTGGAGTCAGCAGCTTGCCTCGCTGGCGGAAGAGCAGCTGGCAGAACTGCCCGGCTTTCGCAGCTTCCGCTGTGGCAATACCAGCCTGCTGGCCTTTGAATTCTCAGGTCTGCATCACAGTGACCTGGTAACGCTGCTGGCCGAGCAGGGAATCGCACTGCGCGCCGGTCAGCATTGCGCTCAGCCCTTGCTGGCGGCGCTGGGCGTCAGTGGCACGCTGCGCGCCTCTTTTGCACCCTATAATAATCTGCAGGATGTTGATGCGCTGGTGCGCGCCATGAAGAGCGCCATCGCGCTGTTATCGGAGTTTTGA
- the queF gene encoding NADPH-dependent 7-cyano-7-deazaguanine reductase QueF (Catalyzes the NADPH-dependent reduction of 7-cyano-7-deazaguanine (preQ0) to 7-aminomethyl-7-deazaguanine (preQ1) in queuosine biosynthesis) encodes MTTHEQDQALSNLTLGKPTAYHDWYDNSLLQAVPRSLNREPLGLFPDSLPFTGSDIWTLYELSWLNSKGLPQVAVGEVVLDAQSRNLIESKSFKLYLNSFNQTRFADWGEVRQTLERDLSACAEGEARVALFRLNEIEGQPIGHFEGCCIDEQDIAIEDYRFNADYLADAAGSEIVEETLVSHLLKSNCLITNQPDWGSVMIRYKGPRIAREALLRYLVSFRQHNEFHEQCVERIFNDVMRFCHPEALTVYARYTRRGGLDINPWRTNVPFSPGFSRLVRQ; translated from the coding sequence ATGACTACTCACGAACAGGATCAGGCGCTCAGTAACCTGACGCTGGGCAAACCCACAGCCTATCACGATTGGTATGACAACAGCTTACTGCAGGCGGTGCCGCGCAGCCTGAACCGTGAACCGCTTGGCCTGTTTCCCGACAGTCTGCCCTTTACCGGCAGCGATATCTGGACCCTGTATGAACTCTCGTGGCTCAACAGCAAAGGTCTGCCACAGGTTGCCGTTGGCGAAGTCGTGCTGGATGCGCAAAGCCGTAATCTTATCGAGTCGAAAAGCTTCAAGCTCTACCTGAACAGTTTCAATCAGACCCGCTTTGCCGACTGGGGTGAGGTTCGTCAGACGCTGGAGCGGGATCTGAGTGCCTGTGCTGAAGGGGAAGCGCGGGTCGCGTTGTTCCGGCTCAATGAAATAGAAGGTCAGCCGATTGGTCATTTTGAGGGTTGCTGCATTGATGAGCAGGATATCGCCATTGAGGATTACCGCTTCAACGCTGACTATCTGGCGGATGCCGCAGGCAGCGAAATCGTTGAAGAGACGCTGGTCAGCCATCTGCTCAAGTCGAACTGCCTGATTACCAACCAGCCCGACTGGGGCTCGGTGATGATCCGCTATAAAGGTCCGCGTATCGCGCGTGAAGCACTGCTGCGCTATCTGGTCTCATTCCGTCAGCACAACGAATTTCACGAGCAGTGTGTTGAGCGCATCTTTAATGATGTGATGCGATTCTGCCATCCGGAAGCGCTGACGGTCTATGCGCGATACACCCGTCGTGGCGGGCTGGATATTAACCCGTGGCGCACCAATGTGCCCTTCTCGCCCGGTTTTTCGCGGCTGGTCCGTCAGTAG